A window of the Butyricimonas faecalis genome harbors these coding sequences:
- a CDS encoding DUF4465 domain-containing protein, producing MKKFFIFSLIAVFITACSKYDDGDLWDKVNDLDTRVETLEKAAKTTNSDIESLRSLLTALQKNVYVSKVKQKEDQSGYIIEFTDNTSVTISNGVDGIDAPSVSVRKDEDGIFYWTIGGEWLLVDDQKVQAEGMNAIAPQVRINESTKMWELSTDNGASWTSLNVVAVGEAGKNGDTFFKSVDTSDANNVTFTLADGTTFTLPRTPDFMLSLTHSSENAVFIPNETKTYTVNVDEGNDFTVLYISTGWNYTVNGNQLTVTAPASASDGELKILVSPINTIAPTTTSRSSNAYGKLYKVHLFVTNEFRTLTFEDTDFKATPYTLDYANNGAGLTINTWSDLIDDPQYGGPLLYGDYSKTQYYWYDQNNTELYHIFPYNYSAYCYWGGGHAISNYVSTNLADGDFNHQLMVYGNSGHNGSSNFCMHYGYIDGSTFNPTENLPEITFYDGKARIIDHMFVNNSLYAMNCYINGNGLTTNIGESDWVKLVAIGYDADDKETGRAEFYMVNGPKHIIKEWTKWDLSVLGKVVKVGFNVTGSSDNGYGFSQPAYFAYDDVVVAF from the coding sequence ATGAAAAAATTTTTTATTTTTAGCCTGATCGCTGTTTTCATAACAGCTTGTTCCAAGTATGACGACGGAGACCTTTGGGATAAGGTCAACGATCTGGACACGAGAGTCGAAACACTCGAAAAAGCCGCAAAAACAACAAATTCAGACATCGAATCGCTGCGCTCTTTACTCACCGCACTGCAAAAAAATGTGTATGTTTCTAAAGTCAAACAAAAAGAAGATCAATCCGGATATATCATCGAATTTACAGACAACACCTCCGTCACCATCTCCAACGGCGTAGACGGAATAGACGCTCCGAGTGTATCGGTTCGCAAAGACGAAGATGGAATTTTCTATTGGACTATCGGAGGGGAATGGCTACTTGTTGATGACCAAAAAGTACAGGCAGAAGGGATGAACGCCATCGCTCCACAAGTACGCATTAACGAATCGACAAAAATGTGGGAACTCTCCACGGATAACGGAGCGAGCTGGACATCTCTCAACGTGGTTGCAGTAGGTGAAGCCGGCAAAAACGGGGATACCTTCTTCAAATCAGTAGACACTAGCGATGCAAACAACGTAACGTTCACCTTAGCCGACGGCACAACGTTCACATTGCCTCGCACTCCGGACTTTATGTTATCATTAACCCATTCTTCTGAGAACGCCGTGTTCATCCCGAATGAAACCAAAACATACACCGTCAACGTGGATGAAGGGAACGACTTCACCGTACTTTATATCTCTACCGGATGGAACTACACCGTCAATGGGAATCAACTCACCGTCACCGCACCGGCATCCGCATCTGATGGAGAACTGAAAATTCTGGTTTCTCCCATCAACACAATTGCACCGACAACAACAAGTCGCTCATCAAATGCCTATGGAAAACTTTACAAAGTACACCTTTTTGTCACAAACGAGTTCCGTACCTTGACATTCGAAGATACCGATTTCAAAGCAACACCCTACACGTTGGATTACGCCAACAATGGAGCAGGACTCACAATAAACACCTGGTCCGACTTAATCGACGATCCTCAATACGGAGGACCGCTACTTTACGGAGACTACTCCAAAACTCAATACTATTGGTACGACCAAAACAATACCGAACTATACCACATATTCCCTTATAACTATAGCGCTTATTGTTATTGGGGAGGAGGACATGCCATTTCAAATTACGTATCGACAAACCTTGCTGATGGAGATTTCAACCATCAATTAATGGTGTACGGTAACAGCGGACACAATGGATCCTCAAACTTCTGTATGCACTACGGATACATAGATGGTTCAACTTTCAATCCAACCGAAAACCTGCCCGAGATAACATTTTATGACGGCAAAGCTCGCATTATCGATCACATGTTTGTCAACAATTCTCTATACGCCATGAATTGCTATATCAATGGCAATGGGCTCACGACAAATATCGGAGAGAGCGACTGGGTAAAACTCGTTGCCATTGGTTATGACGCCGATGACAAAGAGACCGGTAGAGCAGAATTTTACATGGTAAACGGGCCGAAACACATCATCAAAGAGTGGACCAAATGGGATTTGTCCGTATTGGGGAAAGTTGTAAAAGTAGGTTTTAACGTCACCGGATCAAGCGACAACGGTTATGGATTCAGTCAACCGGCTTATTTCGCTTACGATGATGTCGTAGTAGCTTTCTAA